The following coding sequences lie in one Gloeomargarita sp. SKYB120 genomic window:
- a CDS encoding Hsp70 family protein has translation MDYALDFGSSNTVIARRSPVTGQPEIVALPGLSQPDGLIPTLVCEVPGDPPTVLCGQQVREYLHQSPHAPVFHHFKRSLLHASDEAKRVGTTFLQRLLQGLHQQNYAINALVLTAPVDAFEPYRQWLTEMAHAWRVTQIRLLDEPTAAALGYGVAESDLVLVVDGGGGTLDLALVQLQRPGTRTHLGWILRWGDRVFDDRQRPCQAQVIAKAGVNLGGADIDRWIFDYLVQREGYAAGEFIPLTLAIAERLKIQLSDQPSSHQIYFDPRTGYTRHWFLERTELDQILRDQAFFAQLDAVMQYLWAQARVQGYRPRDVDAVLLVGGMSQMPAVRQWLHNYFPPSKIHHHRSLAVVAHGALRLNLTAPIQDFLYHSYGLRYWDKRRQGHHWHELIPAGHPYPSPEPIELVLGASRPDQTAVELVLGELRHPTGQGAVYVEQGRLVLRSIHQDPDVQILNAALHLPLDPPGQPGEDRLHLAFRVNADRQLCLTARDLHTGRLLCHEQPVLTLA, from the coding sequence ATGGACTACGCCCTGGACTTTGGCAGTAGCAATACGGTGATTGCTCGCCGGTCTCCCGTGACCGGACAGCCAGAAATCGTCGCACTCCCAGGGCTTTCCCAGCCGGACGGATTAATTCCCACGCTGGTGTGTGAAGTGCCTGGGGACCCCCCCACCGTGCTCTGCGGCCAGCAAGTGCGGGAGTATCTTCACCAATCCCCCCACGCGCCGGTGTTTCACCACTTCAAGCGGTCGCTCCTGCACGCATCCGACGAGGCCAAACGGGTGGGTACGACGTTTTTACAGCGCCTGTTGCAGGGACTCCACCAGCAAAACTACGCCATCAACGCCCTGGTCTTGACCGCGCCGGTGGATGCCTTTGAACCCTATCGCCAGTGGCTCACCGAAATGGCCCACGCCTGGCGGGTCACCCAGATTCGCCTGTTGGATGAACCGACGGCGGCGGCGCTGGGGTATGGCGTGGCCGAGAGTGACCTGGTGTTGGTCGTGGACGGCGGCGGGGGAACGTTGGACCTGGCGCTGGTGCAACTGCAACGACCGGGCACCCGCACCCATCTGGGCTGGATTCTGCGGTGGGGCGACCGGGTGTTTGACGACCGGCAGCGGCCCTGCCAGGCGCAAGTGATTGCCAAGGCCGGCGTGAATCTCGGGGGCGCCGACATTGACCGCTGGATTTTTGACTACCTGGTGCAGCGGGAGGGGTATGCAGCGGGCGAGTTCATTCCCCTGACCCTGGCGATTGCCGAGCGCCTGAAAATCCAACTGTCGGATCAGCCCAGCAGCCACCAGATTTACTTTGACCCCCGCACTGGTTACACGCGGCACTGGTTTTTAGAACGCACCGAGCTGGACCAGATTCTGCGCGACCAGGCGTTCTTCGCTCAACTAGACGCCGTGATGCAATACCTGTGGGCGCAGGCGCGGGTGCAGGGGTACCGGCCTCGGGACGTGGACGCAGTGCTGCTGGTGGGGGGCATGAGTCAAATGCCCGCTGTGCGCCAGTGGCTGCACAACTACTTCCCGCCCTCCAAAATTCACCATCACCGGTCCCTGGCAGTGGTGGCCCACGGCGCCCTAAGGTTGAACTTGACCGCTCCCATCCAGGACTTTCTCTACCACAGCTACGGGCTGCGCTACTGGGACAAACGCCGTCAAGGTCACCACTGGCACGAACTCATCCCCGCAGGTCACCCCTACCCCAGTCCCGAACCGATTGAACTGGTGCTGGGGGCGTCTCGACCGGACCAGACGGCGGTGGAACTCGTGCTGGGGGAACTGCGTCACCCCACCGGCCAGGGTGCGGTTTACGTGGAACAGGGCCGCCTGGTGCTGCGCTCGATCCACCAAGACCCCGACGTGCAAATCCTCAACGCTGCCTTGCACCTGCCGCTCGACCCCCCTGGCCAACCGGGAGAAGACCGCCTGCACTTGGCTTTTCGCGTCAACGCCGACCGCCAACTTTGCCTCACCGCCCGCGACTTGCACACCGGCCGGCTCCTGTGCCATGAGCAACCGGTTCTCACCCTCGCCTAA
- a CDS encoding Nif11-like leader peptide family natural product precursor: protein MTPAELQAFLEQVMQDPARQERLQAANDPDALAQVIVELATEAGLQVTLAEVQAALTTAEAPLDRSRMTIAELLQECRTEQTMTLWTEEVDGRVTGLVFAAANPHPLLVRLFRLLVPR, encoded by the coding sequence ATGACTCCAGCTGAACTGCAAGCTTTCCTTGAACAGGTAATGCAGGACCCCGCCCGTCAAGAGCGGCTGCAAGCGGCAAACGACCCAGACGCCCTAGCCCAAGTCATCGTGGAACTAGCGACAGAAGCGGGTCTTCAGGTGACATTGGCAGAAGTGCAGGCGGCCCTCACAACGGCGGAAGCCCCGCTTGACCGCTCCCGGATGACCATCGCCGAACTCCTGCAAGAGTGCCGCACAGAACAGACCATGACCCTGTGGACGGAAGAGGTGGACGGTCGGGTAACTGGCCTAGTGTTTGCCGCCGCCAATCCGCATCCCCTGCTGGTGCGTTTATTCCGCCTGCTGGTGCCCCGTTAA
- the hrcA gene encoding heat-inducible transcriptional repressor HrcA, with protein sequence MTQSVELTQRQRQVLQATVEHYVATGEPVGSRTLTTRYGIPASPATIRQAMGRLEQAGLLYQPHTSAGRIPSDLGYRQYVNWLLHKDTLPMVSLAAYLPSPDAAEHLEGVLRQAAQLLAQLSGSIIVVTQPQPRCARLKYLRLVAVGERVALMVVLEGERVESTLLDWVPPPQVDVDSALEMVGQFLNHHLQGRTLREVAAMDWGALEREFAAYGEWLRTLMSPLRQQLHAWGRPAVTMPLLISGVAEALRRQPEFQQASQVQPVMEALETEQERLGALLWDENSPVQVIIGQENPLTSMHLCSLVSTMYRQDGVPVGSVAILGPKRMPYGRMIGLVRAAAAYVSQVLGSHD encoded by the coding sequence ATGACGCAAAGTGTGGAACTCACCCAACGGCAACGGCAGGTACTCCAGGCCACGGTCGAGCATTACGTGGCGACCGGCGAGCCGGTGGGTTCGCGCACGCTGACGACGCGCTATGGCATTCCCGCCAGCCCAGCTACAATCCGGCAGGCGATGGGACGGTTAGAACAGGCGGGGTTGCTATACCAGCCCCATACTTCCGCGGGTCGGATTCCGTCGGATTTGGGCTATCGCCAGTACGTGAACTGGTTGCTCCACAAGGACACCCTGCCGATGGTGTCTCTGGCGGCTTACCTGCCGTCGCCAGATGCGGCGGAACATCTCGAAGGGGTCCTGCGCCAAGCAGCGCAGTTGTTAGCCCAGTTGAGCGGTTCGATTATCGTGGTAACGCAACCGCAACCCCGCTGTGCTCGCTTGAAATACCTGCGCCTGGTAGCGGTCGGGGAACGAGTGGCGTTGATGGTGGTGCTAGAGGGAGAACGAGTTGAATCCACGTTGTTGGATTGGGTGCCCCCGCCACAGGTGGATGTGGATTCGGCGCTGGAGATGGTGGGCCAGTTTTTGAACCATCACCTGCAGGGTCGAACGCTGCGGGAAGTTGCGGCGATGGACTGGGGGGCCCTGGAGCGGGAATTTGCCGCCTATGGGGAGTGGTTGCGCACGCTGATGTCCCCCCTGCGCCAGCAGTTACACGCCTGGGGACGTCCGGCAGTCACCATGCCGCTTTTGATCAGTGGCGTGGCGGAGGCCCTGCGGCGACAACCAGAATTCCAGCAGGCCAGCCAAGTTCAGCCGGTCATGGAAGCGCTCGAGACAGAGCAAGAACGTCTAGGAGCGTTGCTGTGGGATGAGAACTCGCCCGTACAGGTTATCATTGGTCAGGAAAACCCCCTGACGTCCATGCACTTGTGTAGCTTGGTATCCACCATGTACCGGCAAGACGGGGTGCCCGTGGGTTCTGTCGCAATTCTTGGCCCGAAGCGGATGCCCTACGGGCGGATGATTGGTCTAGTGCGGGCGGCAGCCGCCTACGTTTCACAAGTGCTAGGGAGCCACGACTGA
- a CDS encoding pentapeptide repeat-containing protein, which translates to MIGWAGLLVACGRPTDLQMLQTTGRCLNCHLPGAKLAGQTLKGVILAGANLAGADLQQAVLAGADLRRVNLRGANLQGANLEGANLGEADLTKANLQGANLRQANLFRAQLRGAYVQGADLRQAVLFGANLLDTQLDQADVVGANYSDSTQFPLGFDPVAQLMEQVK; encoded by the coding sequence ATGATTGGTTGGGCGGGATTGCTGGTGGCCTGTGGGCGGCCAACCGACCTGCAGATGTTACAGACGACGGGGCGTTGCCTGAACTGTCACTTGCCAGGAGCCAAGCTGGCGGGACAAACGCTCAAGGGCGTGATCCTGGCGGGTGCCAACCTCGCAGGCGCGGATTTACAGCAGGCGGTGCTGGCGGGTGCGGACTTGCGCCGGGTCAATCTCCGCGGCGCAAACCTGCAGGGGGCCAATCTAGAGGGAGCCAATTTGGGAGAAGCCGATTTGACGAAAGCCAATCTCCAGGGGGCGAATCTCCGACAAGCCAACTTGTTTCGTGCGCAGTTGCGAGGGGCTTATGTCCAAGGCGCGGATTTACGGCAGGCGGTTCTCTTCGGCGCAAATCTGCTGGACACCCAACTGGACCAAGCGGATGTGGTCGGCGCCAATTACAGTGACTCCACCCAGTTTCCCTTAGGGTTTGACCCCGTGGCCCAACTGATGGAACAGGTGAAATAA
- a CDS encoding HEAT repeat domain-containing protein, translating into MTVAEALAQLQSPDPSQRYYAAWWLGRFRVKEAVPALLVALQDESDRTALGGYPLRRNAARALGEIGDPRAVPGLIACLQVADFQLRAAAATALGLLGDAQAIPALVALLQEQATPSALATEDLPQPYSAILLALGRLNARTAIPAIQPFLEHPLPRVRSAALCTMYLLTQDTGYIEQLLDLIYRSETRLQRVLLTDLGETGYLPVATAIVQATAEPSFKLMGLHRLLSQWLTTQSYPPDWEAAGSVFQLMDQLL; encoded by the coding sequence GTGACAGTTGCAGAAGCCCTGGCCCAACTCCAGTCGCCGGACCCCAGTCAGCGCTACTACGCGGCCTGGTGGCTAGGACGATTCCGGGTGAAGGAAGCAGTGCCAGCTCTGCTGGTGGCCCTGCAGGATGAATCGGACCGCACGGCCCTGGGCGGGTATCCGCTCCGGCGCAATGCAGCGCGGGCGTTGGGGGAAATCGGAGACCCACGCGCTGTTCCAGGGTTGATAGCGTGTTTGCAGGTGGCGGACTTTCAACTGCGGGCGGCGGCAGCTACTGCGTTGGGGTTGCTAGGGGATGCGCAAGCGATTCCGGCCTTGGTTGCCCTGTTGCAGGAGCAAGCGACGCCCTCAGCGCTGGCAACGGAGGACTTGCCCCAGCCCTATAGCGCCATTCTTCTAGCCCTAGGGCGGTTGAACGCTCGTACAGCGATTCCAGCGATTCAGCCGTTCCTGGAACATCCCTTGCCACGGGTGCGAAGTGCTGCTCTTTGTACGATGTATTTGCTCACGCAGGATACTGGCTACATTGAGCAATTACTGGATTTAATCTATCGGTCGGAGACGCGCTTGCAGCGGGTGTTGTTGACGGATTTGGGGGAAACGGGCTATTTACCGGTAGCGACGGCGATTGTCCAGGCGACCGCCGAACCCAGCTTTAAACTCATGGGGTTACACCGCCTCCTGAGCCAGTGGTTGACCACTCAAAGCTATCCCCCCGATTGGGAAGCAGCGGGGTCGGTTTTCCAGTTAATGGACCAGTTGTTATAG
- a CDS encoding phycobilisome linker polypeptide, producing the protein MFYGPASAGMSSLNDANRRLFRYEVVGLRQNDQTDRRAFPIRRSGSVFITVPYNRMNEEMRRITRLGGKIVKIEALNGSQPE; encoded by the coding sequence ATGTTTTACGGGCCAGCCAGTGCTGGGATGTCCAGTCTCAACGATGCCAATCGGCGCCTGTTTCGCTACGAAGTGGTAGGTCTGCGCCAGAATGACCAAACCGACCGCCGTGCCTTTCCCATCCGCCGCAGCGGCAGCGTGTTCATCACTGTCCCCTACAACCGGATGAACGAGGAGATGCGCCGGATTACCCGGTTGGGGGGGAAAATTGTCAAGATCGAAGCGCTCAACGGCAGCCAGCCCGAGTGA
- the pyrE gene encoding orotate phosphoribosyltransferase, which produces MSAALRQELLQLLGRWAYQEGEFLLSSGASSTYYINCKTVTLHPRGAYLVGHLCGALLAPETVAVAGLTLGADPIVTAISVVSAQTPHPVSGLIIRKQPKGHGVGSQIEGPLPPPGSWVTVVEDVVTTGQSLGLAVEVLRAAGYRVEQGITLVDRQQGGAAYLAAKGVALTALFTLPEIQATHRQMTTFVG; this is translated from the coding sequence GTGTCGGCGGCGTTGCGTCAAGAACTGCTGCAATTGCTGGGGCGATGGGCTTACCAGGAGGGCGAGTTTTTGTTGAGTTCTGGAGCCAGCAGTACCTACTACATCAACTGCAAGACGGTGACGTTGCACCCCCGAGGCGCATATTTGGTGGGACACCTGTGCGGGGCGTTGCTGGCGCCAGAGACGGTAGCGGTGGCCGGTTTAACCCTGGGCGCCGACCCGATCGTGACGGCCATCAGTGTGGTTTCGGCGCAGACTCCCCACCCCGTGAGCGGTCTGATCATCCGCAAACAGCCGAAGGGTCACGGCGTTGGTAGTCAGATAGAGGGACCGTTGCCGCCTCCTGGCAGTTGGGTCACCGTGGTGGAGGACGTGGTGACAACCGGACAATCCCTGGGGCTGGCGGTGGAGGTGCTGCGGGCGGCGGGCTATCGGGTCGAACAGGGCATCACCTTGGTGGACCGGCAACAGGGGGGTGCGGCGTACCTGGCCGCCAAGGGCGTGGCGTTGACAGCCCTGTTTACCCTGCCAGAGATTCAGGCGACCCATCGCCAAATGACGACGTTCGTGGGTTAA
- a CDS encoding tetratricopeptide repeat protein, protein MGLPISLCMIVRDEAQRLPACLTSVRDLVAELIVVDTGSTDDTAAIAQAHGARVYPFAWRDDFAAARNYSLTLAQQPWILVLDADEILLPAAVAGLREAIADPTVLVVNLWRQEMGAPQAPYSLVSRLFRNRPDIRFRGAYHELIDDSIAQIQQREPHWRVATLETVALQHWGYTQDRVPDKQARARRLLTQAVAQQPQDAYLCAKLAAVYLADGDYDAALQLLQQALATQPAEPMVQYEIHFHLGLLHQRQGQMTLAQTHYQAALATACPPRVKLGAYTNLGALYQEQGDFHRARDLFWQAVQSAPDWALGYYNLGLAYRGLQQLPAALQAYQKALELDPDLAAAHQNVGVVWCKLGDLPRAQHHWRRAIALYQQQGSPAGHQLQQQLETLGLWTPCEPDFPC, encoded by the coding sequence ATGGGGTTGCCTATCAGTCTGTGCATGATTGTGCGGGACGAGGCCCAGCGGTTGCCGGCCTGCCTGACCAGTGTGCGGGACCTGGTGGCGGAACTGATTGTGGTGGACACGGGTTCAACGGACGATACGGCGGCGATTGCCCAGGCCCACGGCGCTCGGGTTTACCCCTTTGCCTGGCGGGACGACTTTGCCGCCGCGCGCAACTACTCTTTGACCTTGGCCCAGCAGCCCTGGATTCTGGTGCTCGATGCGGACGAGATTCTGTTGCCCGCGGCGGTGGCGGGGTTACGAGAAGCCATCGCCGACCCCACCGTCTTGGTGGTCAACCTGTGGCGGCAGGAGATGGGGGCGCCCCAAGCGCCTTACTCCTTGGTGTCGCGCCTGTTTCGCAACCGCCCGGACATCCGTTTTCGCGGGGCCTATCACGAGCTGATTGACGACAGCATCGCCCAGATTCAGCAGCGGGAACCCCACTGGCGGGTGGCGACGTTGGAGACGGTGGCGTTGCAGCACTGGGGTTATACCCAGGACAGGGTGCCGGACAAACAGGCCCGCGCGCGCCGTCTTTTGACCCAAGCAGTGGCCCAGCAGCCTCAGGACGCCTACCTGTGCGCGAAGCTGGCCGCCGTCTATCTGGCTGATGGGGACTACGACGCGGCGCTCCAGCTACTCCAGCAGGCGTTGGCGACCCAACCCGCCGAACCGATGGTGCAGTACGAGATCCATTTCCACCTGGGGTTACTCCACCAGCGCCAGGGACAAATGACGCTGGCGCAAACCCACTACCAAGCCGCCCTTGCAACCGCCTGTCCCCCACGGGTCAAACTCGGCGCCTACACCAACCTGGGCGCTCTTTACCAGGAGCAGGGCGATTTTCACCGGGCGCGGGACCTGTTTTGGCAGGCTGTGCAGAGCGCTCCCGACTGGGCCTTGGGTTACTACAACCTAGGGCTAGCCTACCGGGGGTTGCAGCAGCTTCCGGCGGCTCTCCAGGCCTATCAAAAAGCGCTGGAACTTGACCCCGATTTGGCGGCGGCCCATCAGAACGTGGGGGTTGTCTGGTGCAAATTGGGGGATTTGCCGAGGGCGCAACACCACTGGCGACGGGCAATTGCGTTATATCAACAGCAGGGTTCTCCCGCCGGTCACCAGTTGCAGCAACAGTTAGAAACCTTGGGGTTATGGACCCCTTGTGAACCGGATTTCCCCTGCTAA
- a CDS encoding SMC family ATPase, translating to MMASEAPQPLPVIPQQLTLKNFLSYRQATLDFRGLHTACICGPNGAGKSSLLEAITWALWGECRAPSADDVIRSGCTEARVDFSFQSGGQTYRVIRVRRRGYTALEFQIWAEGRWQPLTQRSVRETQDYINRELKLDYHTFIHSAYLRQGRADEFMLKTPAKRKEVLASLLQLEHYDALAEEAKKRASAHELQVQHLRETLRQYAQTLAQEPDIRRQYQQLQQDLQAQQATCERLQQEYQHSQQRQQQRQQWLQQYEWLQQQRAHLLAGQQQLQQRRQQLQQRQQALEHLLHQAEAITAQYHIYCDLQQQEEACTQKAHQHQHLQQELNRLERDYQQALHQLHLQQRQLETEIATLQENCQKQAAICQEKDRLGPALAQLQKARAYLQELDRRAEQYRPLYDHYQHLQRQQLQVRARQEAQRQEYQQQLQRLQHQWQSLAYLDQELAQIQQQLTELDKKEVYLKHVEDKGKERKSFQDQLKARLQSYEAEMAKLQQKMALLQEPEAVCPLCAQPLDPEHWQLVHQKQALERRELEEAIWLTKEQITVTEREIEVLRQEYREVSSQLKARESLHQKQGQLHQQIHHRQQLQEQMAELAAQVQALEQALAQPLTSPEMDQIQAALDVLGYDEKEHACARAEVDKWRWVEIKQAEIQNAENAYADLSRQLTNARQRQQALAQEIEQLAQDSPLRYALDRCRQQLAAVAYDSIAHQALRQRLKQYESAPLQYRELQNAQQEYPRLQAELAELTAQETAQAQQLQHLTLQLEQLEATLADFPDLQDTLQTLETELHRQRQHLQNQYVESGKLQEQLHQLAQLREKYQQAQRDLAQQEHHYQVYQALTQAFGKNGIQALMIEQVLPQLEATANHILGRLTNHQLHVSFVTQKPKKTGNHRDQMIETLDIFIADAQGTRPYETYSGGEAFRVNFAIRLALARLLTQRAGATLQMLIIDEGFGTQDAQGCDRLLAAISAIADEYACVLVVTHIPSLKEAFPARIEVSKTEAGSQAQLVV from the coding sequence ATGATGGCGTCAGAAGCCCCACAGCCGTTGCCTGTGATTCCCCAGCAATTAACCCTGAAAAATTTCCTGAGTTATCGTCAAGCCACGTTGGATTTTCGGGGGCTGCACACGGCCTGTATTTGTGGCCCGAACGGTGCGGGCAAATCGTCGCTTTTAGAGGCGATTACCTGGGCCTTGTGGGGTGAATGTCGCGCCCCCAGCGCCGACGACGTGATTCGCAGCGGTTGCACCGAAGCGCGGGTGGATTTTAGTTTCCAAAGCGGCGGGCAAACCTATCGAGTGATTCGGGTGCGGCGGCGCGGTTATACCGCCCTAGAGTTTCAAATTTGGGCCGAAGGACGCTGGCAACCGTTGACGCAGCGCAGCGTGCGAGAAACCCAAGACTACATCAACCGCGAACTCAAGCTCGACTACCACACCTTTATTCATTCTGCCTATTTGCGCCAGGGGCGGGCCGACGAATTTATGCTGAAAACTCCCGCCAAACGCAAGGAGGTGCTGGCCAGCCTGCTACAGTTAGAGCACTACGACGCCTTGGCCGAGGAGGCGAAAAAACGGGCCAGCGCCCACGAGTTGCAGGTCCAACACCTGCGGGAGACCCTGCGGCAGTATGCCCAAACCCTGGCGCAGGAGCCGGACATTCGCCGGCAGTACCAACAGTTGCAGCAGGACCTGCAGGCCCAGCAGGCCACCTGTGAACGCCTGCAGCAGGAGTACCAGCACTCCCAGCAGCGCCAGCAGCAGCGACAACAGTGGCTTCAACAGTACGAATGGCTCCAACAGCAGCGAGCGCACCTGCTGGCTGGGCAACAGCAATTGCAACAGCGGCGGCAACAATTACAGCAGCGGCAACAGGCTCTCGAGCATCTGCTCCACCAAGCCGAGGCCATCACCGCGCAGTATCACATCTACTGCGACTTGCAACAGCAGGAGGAGGCCTGCACGCAAAAAGCCCACCAGCACCAGCATCTGCAGCAGGAACTCAACCGCTTGGAACGGGACTACCAGCAGGCCCTGCACCAGCTCCATCTCCAGCAACGGCAACTGGAGACCGAAATCGCCACCCTCCAGGAAAACTGTCAGAAACAGGCGGCCATCTGCCAGGAAAAGGACCGGCTTGGGCCGGCGTTGGCCCAGTTGCAAAAAGCGCGGGCCTATCTCCAGGAGCTGGACCGGCGGGCGGAGCAGTACCGTCCTCTATACGACCACTATCAACACCTGCAGCGGCAACAGCTCCAAGTGCGCGCCCGGCAAGAGGCCCAGCGCCAGGAATACCAGCAGCAGCTCCAGCGGCTGCAGCACCAGTGGCAATCCCTGGCCTACCTCGACCAGGAACTGGCGCAAATCCAGCAGCAGTTGACCGAGTTGGACAAGAAAGAGGTTTACCTTAAACACGTCGAAGACAAGGGCAAAGAACGCAAAAGTTTTCAGGACCAGCTCAAGGCGCGCCTGCAGAGCTACGAAGCTGAAATGGCCAAGCTGCAGCAAAAAATGGCCCTTTTGCAGGAACCCGAAGCCGTCTGTCCGCTCTGCGCCCAGCCTTTAGACCCAGAGCATTGGCAACTGGTGCATCAAAAACAAGCCCTAGAGCGGCGCGAACTGGAGGAGGCCATCTGGTTAACCAAAGAGCAAATCACCGTGACCGAACGAGAAATTGAAGTGCTGCGCCAGGAGTATCGGGAGGTGAGCAGCCAGCTCAAGGCTCGCGAAAGCTTGCACCAAAAACAGGGTCAACTGCACCAACAAATCCATCACCGCCAGCAACTTCAGGAGCAGATGGCCGAACTGGCGGCCCAAGTGCAGGCGCTCGAACAAGCCCTCGCTCAACCGCTGACCAGTCCCGAAATGGACCAAATCCAGGCGGCCTTGGACGTCCTTGGCTATGACGAGAAAGAACACGCCTGCGCGCGGGCTGAGGTGGACAAATGGCGGTGGGTTGAAATCAAACAAGCCGAGATTCAAAACGCCGAAAACGCCTACGCCGACTTATCCCGCCAGCTCACCAACGCCCGCCAGCGACAGCAGGCTCTGGCCCAGGAAATCGAACAGCTCGCTCAGGATTCTCCCCTGCGGTATGCCCTGGACCGTTGTCGGCAGCAACTGGCGGCTGTGGCCTACGACTCGATAGCGCATCAGGCCCTGCGCCAGCGCCTCAAACAGTACGAATCGGCCCCTTTGCAGTACCGAGAACTGCAAAACGCCCAGCAGGAATATCCGCGTCTCCAGGCGGAACTGGCAGAATTGACCGCCCAGGAAACCGCCCAGGCCCAACAACTCCAGCACCTGACCCTCCAACTGGAGCAGCTCGAGGCCACCCTGGCGGATTTTCCTGACCTGCAGGACACCCTTCAGACGTTAGAAACGGAACTCCACCGGCAGCGGCAGCACCTCCAGAACCAATACGTAGAGAGTGGGAAGTTGCAGGAACAACTCCACCAGCTAGCGCAATTGCGGGAGAAATATCAACAGGCACAGCGGGATTTGGCCCAGCAGGAACACCACTATCAGGTGTACCAGGCCCTGACCCAGGCCTTTGGGAAAAATGGCATTCAGGCGCTGATGATTGAACAGGTTTTACCCCAGTTGGAGGCCACCGCCAACCATATCCTGGGGCGTTTGACCAACCATCAGTTACACGTCAGTTTTGTTACCCAAAAACCCAAAAAAACGGGCAATCACCGCGACCAGATGATTGAAACATTGGACATTTTTATCGCCGATGCCCAGGGCACCCGTCCCTACGAGACCTACTCCGGCGGCGAGGCCTTTCGGGTCAATTTTGCCATCCGGCTGGCGTTGGCGCGGTTGTTGACCCAGCGAGCCGGTGCCACCCTGCAGATGCTGATTATTGACGAAGGCTTTGGGACCCAGGACGCCCAGGGGTGTGACCGGTTACTGGCCGCCATCAGCGCTATTGCCGACGAGTACGCCTGTGTTTTGGTGGTGACCCACATCCCGAGTCTCAAGGAAGCGTTCCCCGCCCGGATTGAGGTGAGCAAAACCGAAGCCGGTTCCCAGGCGCAACTGGTGGTGTGA
- a CDS encoding FAD-binding oxidoreductase translates to MRIAIIGAGVVGAAIAWELSHISGWDITVYEARSAPAQGATAAALGLLMAVLSDRGTAKRLASLQRYHEILKDSNLPSNRRGLLRLYDDAQTWAKVMKMVERRRAQGWSLEVLTPADLQARFPVVHPTGWVGAVWSPQEWQFQPVPLTQHWLQTAQARGVQVSYDTPVVQVIPERPWRLVLPQAERTCDVLVVSAGLGSTQIPGLTAPFRLEPVLGQAVAVSCPELADYPVIYGRDTAIVPQAAGVVWVGATVESRTTPDPATWEQLWQTAVAICPVLQGQPWQQQWHGLRPHPVGHAAPIVQVDPHHPHLIWATGHYRNGVLLAPWTAQQVRRIITGLVGSNHG, encoded by the coding sequence ATGCGGATTGCCATTATCGGTGCAGGGGTGGTGGGCGCGGCGATTGCCTGGGAATTGTCCCACATCTCGGGCTGGGATATCACCGTCTATGAGGCACGGTCAGCGCCAGCCCAGGGAGCAACGGCTGCCGCGTTGGGATTGCTCATGGCCGTGCTCAGCGACCGAGGAACGGCGAAACGCCTAGCCAGCTTACAACGTTATCACGAAATACTCAAAGACAGTAACTTGCCTAGCAATCGGCGGGGACTCTTGCGCTTGTACGACGATGCGCAGACTTGGGCCAAGGTGATGAAAATGGTCGAGCGCCGGCGTGCACAGGGGTGGTCCCTGGAAGTGTTGACGCCGGCGGATTTGCAGGCCCGCTTTCCGGTGGTACATCCCACCGGTTGGGTAGGCGCCGTTTGGTCTCCCCAGGAGTGGCAGTTTCAACCGGTGCCTCTGACGCAGCATTGGTTACAGACGGCCCAGGCGCGCGGGGTTCAGGTGTCCTACGATACGCCAGTGGTGCAGGTCATCCCAGAGCGGCCGTGGCGGTTGGTGTTGCCCCAGGCGGAAAGGACCTGTGATGTGCTGGTGGTGAGCGCGGGGTTAGGTTCAACGCAAATTCCTGGGTTAACCGCGCCGTTTCGCTTGGAACCGGTGTTGGGCCAGGCGGTGGCGGTGAGCTGTCCGGAACTGGCGGACTATCCAGTGATTTACGGGCGCGACACGGCGATTGTCCCCCAGGCGGCGGGAGTGGTGTGGGTGGGTGCGACGGTGGAATCGCGTACAACGCCGGACCCAGCGACCTGGGAACAGCTCTGGCAAACGGCGGTGGCCATATGTCCGGTATTGCAGGGCCAGCCCTGGCAGCAGCAGTGGCACGGTTTACGTCCTCATCCCGTTGGGCACGCAGCGCCGATTGTGCAAGTTGACCCCCACCATCCCCATCTCATTTGGGCCACCGGCCATTACCGCAACGGGGTACTTTTAGCGCCCTGGACAGCGCAACAGGTTCGACGGATAATTACTGGTCTGGTGGGTAGCAATCATGGCTAA